The Thermocrinis ruber genome has a window encoding:
- a CDS encoding CDP-alcohol phosphatidyltransferase family protein, protein MNLPNLVSLTRLLLSPLMLFLEFLQAIALFILLALTDALDGFLARRLKQETDLGKVLDPLADKTLLLIALYVLTYRFQMIEPALLFSLLFRDLFILLGGGHIYLTKGFVPKARMLGKLTTAYISFAIPLYVLFKLELLLYPAYILISLSFLDYLLFYVKTLSKVKLAPDP, encoded by the coding sequence ATGAACCTGCCAAACCTTGTATCACTTACCCGTTTACTGCTAAGCCCCCTTATGCTATTTTTGGAGTTTCTCCAAGCCATCGCACTGTTTATACTCCTTGCCCTAACGGATGCCCTGGATGGTTTTCTGGCAAGAAGGCTAAAACAGGAGACGGACTTGGGAAAGGTCTTGGACCCTCTGGCGGATAAAACCTTACTGCTAATAGCCCTCTATGTTCTCACTTATAGATTTCAGATGATAGAGCCCGCACTTTTGTTTTCTTTGCTCTTTAGAGACCTTTTTATACTCCTCGGTGGAGGGCACATATACTTGACTAAAGGGTTTGTCCCCAAGGCAAGAATGTTGGGCAAGCTTACCACAGCCTATATATCCTTTGCCATCCCCCTCTATGTTCTTTTTAAGTTAGAGCTCCTTCTCTATCCTGCTTATATTTTGATCTCTCTTTCCTTCTTGGACTATCTTTTGTTCTACGTGAAAACCCTATCAAAAGTTAAACTTGCCCCTGACCCTTAA